The Zobellia alginiliquefaciens genome contains a region encoding:
- the sprA gene encoding cell surface protein SprA: MKTGAKLLLKSPFKLTLLFLFLLVSSGISYAQETENEDREEQEVDSVKTGFSLGKLKMENPESIVSKYEYDPNLNMYIYSEKVGDFDIGYPVILTPEQYYELVRQEGIKDYFKEKSDAYAGKKEGSEEARKNLLPNFYVNNSFFQSIFGGNTIEVIPQGSVAMDLGVIWQKNDNPSLSPRNRTNLSFDFDQRISLSMLGKIGERLQVTANYDTEATFDFQNIVKLDYTPTEDDIIQSIEVGNVNMPLNSSLITGAQSLFGVKTQLQFGKTTVTAVFSEQRSQNNTVVAQGGGTVNEFSVSALQYDEDKHFFLAQYFRDNYDEALVNYPYIRSQVQITRLEVWVTNRSQQTLNVRNIVGIQDLGEYDPLMAGENKTRIGQNAPGTFFNTNSGQPNELPRNNANDYDPAEIGKGGALTQSIRDVATIEQGFNVAGYQPNQGFDYAYLENARKLELSRDFQFNSQLGYISLNQRLSNDEVLAVAFQYTYNGKVYQVGEFANGGLDATTVSGSIDNPIIDNNTLVLKLLKSNITNVSDPIWDLMMKNIYATGAFRLSEEDFKMNILYSNPTPRNYITPVEDFPNQTDGGKPLEERILLDVFNFDRLNAYNDVQPGGDGFFDFVPGLTVDTQNGQIIFTKVEPFGEYLFERLGGGDYNTETGYNANQAKYVFRDMYELTKSAALQNPEKDKFLLKGRYKSEGSNGIPIGAFNVPRGSVRVTAGGRQLQEGIDYTVNYQAGTVQILDPSLEASNTPINISVENNAVFGQQTRRFTGVNVEHQFNKNFVLGATLLNLNERPLTQKSNFGVEPVNNTVFGINGNFSTEVPFLTRLVNKLPNIDTDVPSNISVRGEVAWLKPNSPKNADFQGETTTYLDDFEGAQALIDIRSSLGWALASTPLEFLDAPTQKGLETGFGRAKTAWYTIDPVFYTNQRPASISDNDISTNATRRIFIDEVFPKVEVAQGQTRQQTTLDVAYYPEMKGPYNANGNFETVSPNDKWGGIMRSLSSTNFEQANVEFVQFWVMDPYLEGTATSQGELVFNLGNISEDILADGLKQYENGLPIDGQGSVKPENPTWGPVPATQALVYAFDVNEGSRTQQDLGFDGLNDAGEAAIYGNDNPEDPALDNYEYFLQRDGGILNRYLNFNNPQGNSPVEVTNDNRGSTTLPDVEDIDRDLTMNTVNSYYEYRIPIKPNTTINDKYVTDIRDSLVLSGTRIPNESTVRTRWIQYKIPLSDFTEAVGGINDFRSISSLRMYLTGFSSDVLLRFATLDLVRGDWRTYTKSLDVDDPNTADDATTLDVNAVNVQENENRTPIPYVLPPGVVREQLNNNNTIIQQNEQSLSLVVENLESQDSRGVFKSLDIDVRQYEKLKMFIHAEKILETDSYSLDEPLVGFLRIGTDFSENFYQLEIPLEFTPFGSSSEEAVWPDNNQMEIVLADLNKVKSVWIAGSDLSEIRYFEVIDGEVVPVDALSARTPGRLRIGIQGNPSLGSIRSMMVGVKNVGRVPARGEVWFNELRLAGLDNEGGWAALAAVDANFADFANVSATGSTSTSGFGAIDQMPNERAREDALSYDVVTNVNLGQLLPNKWGIQLPFNYGISEQMITPEFDPVYDDLKLQDRIDAADTPEEAKAIEQQAEDYTKRTSINFIGVRKDRGEEADANFYDIENFTFNYSYNETNHRDFEIASLEDKNVAAGFVYNHNFKPVEVAPFAKNDSLFTGQYWRWLKELNLSLLPTSVSVNSNIDRQFNQQRFRDVVEEGVDKLELPTLQQRNYQFNWQYAVNYSLTKSLRLNMTASNNHIVRNYYEDYVTDTGSEDKRIDETLGLWDGFWDLGEPNRHSQQLELNYDLPFSKIPALDFINAQYSYTSNFDWQRGGDALREVALEDINTVQNASTHNITANLSMQKFYDLIGLKKRSGKPAANRAPVRRDKAGNPASNGEKTEKKSSGLFNTAVDVLTMVKRLNVNYNESRGKVLPGYTQSVGFVGSLKPSVGFVFGSQADVRFDAARKGWLTGFEEFNEQYIQNINRQLNITATAQPIKDLTIDLSADRQFSDSYQENFSVIRNNADGSLEYNNLLGNNYGNFSISTVMIGTVFNKSDEFDSKTFEQFKQNRITIANRLVADRGEIPGELDADDFPEKYGKTQQDVLLPAFFAAYTGQDAERVNLDAFRDIPIPNWNLKFTGLMRNKWFKKTFQRFSLSHGYRAAYSINSFQTNLEKTQLENEGSSAVDPETGDLMPDLILNNVVLNDEFNPLVRVDFEMKNSVSVLAEMRTSRTLALSFDNNLMTEMNGKEYTVGLGYRFKDVKFVTNIGGNKTRLKGDLNLKADVTLRDNITIIRNLDIDNNQITSGQNLLSIKFTADYALSKNLNALFFYDHSFSQFAVSTAFPQTTINTGFTIRYNFGN, translated from the coding sequence TTGAAAACAGGGGCCAAACTATTACTTAAATCACCATTTAAGCTTACACTCCTATTTTTATTTTTGCTCGTTTCCTCCGGTATATCGTATGCTCAAGAAACAGAAAATGAAGATAGGGAAGAGCAAGAAGTGGATTCCGTAAAAACCGGTTTTTCTTTGGGTAAGCTCAAAATGGAAAACCCGGAAAGTATCGTTTCTAAATACGAATACGACCCAAATCTTAATATGTACATCTATTCTGAAAAGGTAGGTGATTTTGATATTGGGTACCCTGTTATTTTAACACCGGAACAATATTACGAGCTGGTTCGCCAAGAAGGAATAAAAGACTACTTTAAAGAAAAATCAGATGCTTATGCTGGTAAAAAAGAAGGTAGCGAAGAGGCCCGAAAAAATTTACTTCCTAATTTCTATGTAAACAACAGTTTTTTTCAATCTATTTTTGGAGGTAATACCATAGAAGTGATTCCTCAAGGTTCCGTGGCTATGGATTTAGGTGTTATTTGGCAAAAGAATGACAACCCTTCCTTGTCTCCAAGAAACCGTACTAATCTTTCTTTTGATTTTGATCAGCGTATTAGTTTAAGTATGTTGGGTAAAATAGGTGAACGTTTGCAAGTAACCGCTAACTATGATACTGAAGCAACTTTTGATTTTCAGAATATTGTAAAACTGGATTATACACCTACAGAGGATGATATTATCCAGTCTATAGAAGTGGGTAACGTAAATATGCCGCTCAACAGTTCTTTAATAACTGGGGCACAAAGTCTTTTTGGCGTTAAAACACAGCTTCAATTCGGTAAAACTACCGTTACAGCGGTCTTTTCTGAGCAACGTTCACAAAATAACACGGTTGTAGCGCAAGGTGGTGGTACGGTAAATGAGTTTTCGGTTTCAGCATTACAGTATGATGAGGATAAGCACTTCTTTTTAGCGCAGTACTTTAGGGATAATTATGATGAGGCATTGGTGAACTATCCTTATATAAGGAGTCAAGTTCAAATTACTAGGTTAGAGGTCTGGGTTACAAACCGTAGTCAACAAACGCTTAACGTTCGTAACATAGTAGGTATTCAGGATTTGGGTGAATACGATCCTCTTATGGCCGGAGAGAACAAAACCAGAATTGGGCAAAATGCACCAGGAACTTTTTTTAATACAAATAGTGGACAGCCTAATGAATTGCCTCGTAACAACGCCAATGATTATGATCCTGCTGAAATAGGTAAGGGAGGTGCGCTTACACAGAGTATTAGAGATGTAGCAACTATAGAACAGGGTTTTAACGTTGCTGGTTACCAGCCTAACCAAGGGTTTGATTATGCGTATTTAGAAAATGCTAGAAAATTAGAGTTAAGTAGGGATTTTCAGTTTAACTCTCAATTGGGTTATATTTCGTTAAATCAACGTTTAAGCAATGACGAAGTTCTGGCTGTTGCATTTCAATATACCTATAATGGAAAAGTATATCAGGTAGGTGAATTTGCCAATGGAGGATTAGATGCAACTACAGTTTCTGGCTCTATTGATAACCCTATTATTGATAATAACACACTGGTCTTAAAACTTCTTAAAAGTAATATTACAAATGTGTCAGATCCTATTTGGGATTTGATGATGAAGAACATTTACGCCACAGGTGCCTTTAGGTTGAGTGAAGAGGATTTTAAAATGAATATTCTGTATTCCAATCCAACACCAAGAAACTATATTACTCCGGTTGAAGATTTCCCGAACCAAACGGATGGAGGTAAACCTTTGGAAGAACGCATATTACTTGATGTATTTAATTTTGATAGGTTAAATGCCTATAACGATGTGCAACCTGGTGGAGATGGATTTTTTGATTTTGTACCCGGACTTACCGTAGATACGCAAAACGGACAGATTATATTCACTAAGGTGGAACCTTTTGGGGAATATCTTTTTGAACGTTTGGGAGGTGGAGATTATAATACGGAAACTGGGTATAACGCTAACCAAGCGAAATATGTATTTAGGGATATGTATGAGCTTACCAAATCTGCAGCCTTACAAAACCCTGAAAAAGATAAGTTCCTGTTAAAAGGTAGATACAAATCAGAAGGTAGTAACGGTATTCCTATTGGAGCGTTTAATGTACCACGAGGTTCAGTACGTGTTACCGCTGGAGGAAGGCAGTTACAGGAAGGAATTGATTATACGGTAAACTATCAGGCGGGAACGGTTCAAATTCTTGATCCAAGTTTAGAAGCTTCTAATACACCTATTAATATTTCGGTAGAAAATAATGCAGTTTTCGGCCAACAAACCCGTCGTTTTACGGGTGTAAATGTTGAACATCAGTTTAATAAGAATTTTGTTTTAGGCGCCACTTTGTTAAACCTAAATGAAAGGCCATTAACCCAAAAGTCCAACTTTGGCGTAGAGCCTGTCAATAACACCGTATTCGGAATCAATGGAAATTTCTCAACAGAAGTCCCGTTTTTGACCCGTTTGGTCAATAAGCTACCCAATATTGATACAGATGTACCTTCTAATATTTCGGTACGTGGTGAAGTGGCTTGGTTAAAACCAAACTCTCCTAAAAATGCCGATTTTCAAGGAGAAACAACTACCTATTTAGATGATTTTGAAGGAGCGCAGGCATTAATAGATATTCGCTCTTCCTTAGGTTGGGCACTTGCTAGTACGCCGTTGGAATTTTTAGATGCACCTACGCAGAAAGGATTGGAGACAGGATTTGGTAGGGCTAAAACGGCTTGGTATACAATTGATCCAGTATTTTATACCAACCAAAGACCAGCTAGTATCAGTGATAATGATATTTCAACGAACGCTACAAGAAGAATATTTATAGATGAAGTATTCCCAAAAGTAGAAGTAGCTCAGGGGCAGACACGCCAACAGACTACATTAGATGTGGCGTACTACCCGGAAATGAAAGGTCCGTATAATGCCAACGGTAATTTTGAGACCGTATCACCAAATGACAAATGGGGTGGTATTATGCGCTCTTTGAGCAGTACCAACTTTGAACAGGCCAATGTTGAGTTCGTTCAATTTTGGGTAATGGACCCATATTTAGAAGGAACCGCAACAAGCCAAGGTGAACTAGTTTTTAACTTGGGTAACATCTCCGAGGATATTTTGGCTGATGGACTCAAACAATATGAAAACGGACTTCCTATTGATGGGCAGGGCAGTGTAAAGCCTGAAAATCCTACTTGGGGCCCAGTGCCCGCTACACAGGCTTTGGTATATGCTTTTGATGTTAATGAGGGTAGCCGTACACAACAAGATCTTGGTTTTGATGGTTTAAATGATGCGGGAGAGGCTGCAATTTATGGGAACGATAATCCTGAAGATCCGGCGTTGGATAACTATGAATATTTCTTGCAACGTGATGGGGGCATACTTAATAGATACCTAAATTTCAATAACCCGCAGGGGAACTCGCCAGTTGAGGTTACCAATGATAATAGGGGGTCTACTACGTTGCCCGATGTTGAGGATATTGATCGCGACCTTACCATGAATACGGTAAATAGTTATTATGAATACCGAATTCCTATTAAGCCAAATACAACGATTAATGATAAATATGTAACCGATATTCGTGACTCATTGGTGCTTTCTGGAACTAGGATTCCAAACGAAAGTACGGTGCGTACCCGTTGGATACAGTATAAAATTCCATTGAGCGATTTTACTGAAGCTGTTGGTGGGATCAATGATTTTAGGTCTATCAGTTCTCTAAGAATGTATCTAACAGGTTTCTCTAGTGATGTGCTCTTGCGTTTTGCTACCTTGGATTTGGTGCGTGGCGATTGGAGGACATACACAAAATCTCTTGATGTAGACGACCCTAATACGGCAGATGATGCTACCACTTTAGATGTTAATGCGGTAAACGTTCAAGAAAATGAGAATAGAACCCCTATTCCGTATGTGTTGCCGCCAGGTGTGGTTAGGGAGCAATTGAACAACAATAATACCATCATTCAACAGAACGAGCAGTCCTTGTCTTTGGTTGTGGAAAACCTAGAATCTCAAGATTCACGAGGTGTTTTTAAAAGTTTGGATATAGATGTGCGTCAGTATGAGAAATTGAAAATGTTCATACATGCCGAGAAAATTCTAGAGACAGATAGTTATAGCTTAGATGAACCTTTGGTTGGTTTCCTTAGAATAGGAACTGATTTCTCGGAGAACTTTTATCAATTGGAGATTCCCTTGGAGTTCACACCGTTTGGCTCAAGTTCTGAGGAAGCCGTTTGGCCGGACAATAACCAGATGGAGATTGTGCTGGCGGACCTTAATAAGGTTAAGTCGGTTTGGATTGCTGGTAGTGATCTAAGTGAAATAAGATATTTTGAAGTAATAGATGGGGAAGTAGTTCCTGTAGATGCACTTTCTGCGCGAACCCCGGGTAGATTACGTATTGGAATCCAAGGTAATCCTTCTCTAGGAAGCATTCGCAGTATGATGGTGGGTGTGAAAAACGTAGGTCGGGTTCCGGCAAGGGGTGAGGTTTGGTTTAATGAATTGCGTTTGGCCGGTTTGGATAATGAAGGTGGTTGGGCCGCATTGGCTGCAGTGGATGCTAATTTTGCGGATTTTGCCAATGTCTCCGCTACAGGTAGTACAAGTACTTCCGGTTTTGGCGCTATTGATCAGATGCCCAATGAGCGAGCTAGGGAAGACGCTCTTTCTTATGATGTGGTTACCAATGTAAACCTAGGTCAGTTGTTGCCTAATAAATGGGGAATTCAACTTCCGTTTAACTATGGAATATCGGAGCAAATGATAACACCAGAGTTTGATCCTGTGTATGACGATTTAAAACTACAAGATAGAATTGATGCCGCAGATACTCCGGAAGAAGCAAAAGCTATTGAGCAGCAAGCGGAAGATTATACAAAAAGAACCAGTATCAACTTTATTGGTGTTCGTAAGGATAGAGGAGAAGAGGCTGATGCTAATTTCTATGATATAGAAAACTTTACTTTTAATTATTCATATAACGAGACCAACCATAGAGATTTTGAAATTGCTTCGTTAGAAGATAAGAACGTGGCTGCCGGTTTTGTATATAATCATAATTTTAAGCCCGTTGAGGTAGCCCCTTTTGCTAAAAACGATTCTCTTTTTACGGGTCAGTATTGGAGGTGGCTCAAAGAGTTGAACCTAAGTTTACTACCAACAAGTGTTTCTGTAAATTCTAATATAGATAGGCAGTTTAATCAACAGCGATTTAGAGATGTTGTAGAAGAGGGAGTGGATAAACTGGAGTTGCCTACTTTGCAGCAGAGAAATTACCAGTTCAATTGGCAGTATGCGGTAAATTACAGTCTTACCAAATCGTTACGTTTAAATATGACGGCAAGTAACAACCATATAGTTAGAAACTATTATGAAGATTATGTTACGGATACCGGAAGTGAGGATAAGCGCATAGACGAAACTTTAGGTTTATGGGACGGTTTTTGGGATTTAGGGGAGCCAAATAGACATTCGCAGCAATTAGAGCTCAATTATGACCTTCCGTTCAGTAAGATTCCTGCGCTAGACTTTATTAATGCACAATACAGTTATACCAGTAATTTTGATTGGCAACGTGGTGGTGATGCTTTAAGGGAAGTAGCTCTAGAGGATATCAATACAGTACAGAATGCCAGCACCCATAATATTACGGCTAATTTAAGCATGCAAAAGTTCTATGACTTGATAGGGCTTAAGAAGCGTAGCGGTAAACCGGCAGCCAATAGGGCGCCAGTGCGCAGGGATAAAGCAGGGAACCCAGCATCAAACGGAGAAAAAACGGAGAAGAAAAGTAGCGGACTTTTTAATACGGCAGTGGATGTCCTTACCATGGTAAAGCGTTTGAACGTAAATTATAATGAAAGCAGGGGTAAGGTTTTGCCTGGGTATACGCAGTCGGTTGGTTTTGTAGGTTCGTTAAAGCCTTCCGTTGGTTTTGTATTCGGTAGTCAGGCAGATGTACGTTTTGATGCGGCTAGAAAAGGATGGCTTACCGGTTTTGAGGAGTTCAATGAGCAGTACATTCAAAATATAAATAGACAACTTAATATTACGGCTACGGCACAACCTATTAAAGATTTGACTATAGATTTATCTGCGGATAGACAGTTTTCAGATAGTTATCAGGAGAATTTTAGTGTAATCCGTAACAATGCGGATGGCTCGTTGGAATATAATAATCTTTTGGGTAATAACTATGGGAACTTCAGTATCTCAACTGTTATGATCGGTACCGTTTTTAATAAGAGTGATGAGTTTGATTCCAAAACTTTTGAGCAATTCAAACAGAACAGGATTACCATCGCCAATAGATTAGTTGCGGATAGAGGAGAGATTCCTGGGGAATTAGATGCAGATGATTTTCCGGAAAAATATGGTAAAACTCAACAAGATGTGTTGCTTCCGGCTTTCTTTGCGGCGTATACAGGACAAGATGCAGAGCGAGTGAATTTAGATGCTTTCCGTGATATTCCTATTCCTAATTGGAATTTAAAGTTTACGGGACTTATGCGGAATAAGTGGTTCAAGAAAACATTTCAGCGTTTTTCTTTGAGTCATGGATACCGTGCAGCGTATAGTATTAACTCTTTTCAGACTAATCTTGAGAAAACGCAGTTAGAAAATGAGGGTTCTTCTGCTGTAGATCCTGAGACCGGAGATTTAATGCCTGACCTTATATTGAATAATGTGGTATTGAACGATGAGTTCAATCCGCTAGTTCGTGTAGATTTTGAGATGAAAAACTCAGTAAGCGTTTTAGCGGAAATGAGAACCAGTAGAACCTTGGCGCTTAGCTTTGATAATAACCTTATGACCGAAATGAACGGTAAGGAATATACTGTGGGCTTAGGGTATCGCTTTAAGGATGTAAAGTTTGTTACGAACATTGGTGGAAACAAAACCCGTTTAAAAGGTGATTTGAATCTAAAGGCAGATGTTACCTTAAGGGATAACATCACCATAATAAGAAACTTGGATATAGATAACAATCAGATTACTTCGGGTCAGAATTTATTATCCATTAAGTTTACTGCAGACTACGCATTAAGCAAAAACTTGAATGCCCTGTTCTTCTATGATCATTCGTTCTCTCAGTTTGCCGTATCTACGGCTTTTCCACAGACCACAATCAACACCGGGTTTACTATACGGTACAATTTTGGTAACTAA
- the ruvA gene encoding Holliday junction branch migration protein RuvA: protein MITHLKGKLVEKNPTYVVIECSGVGYFVNISLNTFSKVGDSENISLFTHLQVKEDSHTLFGFAERSEREIFRLLLSVSGIGSSTARTMLSSLEPAQIRDAIANGDVPTIQSIKGIGAKTAQRVILDLRDKILKVYDIGEVSAPANNTNKEEALSALEVLGFVRRSAEKVVDKVLIQDPSLSVENIIKLALKNL, encoded by the coding sequence ATGATCACTCATCTTAAAGGAAAACTTGTAGAGAAAAACCCAACTTACGTTGTAATTGAATGTTCAGGAGTTGGTTATTTTGTCAATATTTCTTTAAACACCTTTTCTAAGGTTGGTGATTCAGAGAATATTAGTTTGTTCACCCATCTTCAGGTAAAAGAAGATTCACACACTTTGTTTGGTTTTGCAGAACGGTCAGAACGTGAGATTTTTCGTCTTTTGTTATCTGTTTCGGGTATTGGTTCAAGTACGGCAAGAACCATGCTTTCTTCATTGGAACCTGCCCAGATCAGAGATGCGATTGCTAATGGAGATGTGCCCACAATTCAATCTATTAAAGGTATAGGAGCTAAAACGGCCCAACGTGTAATTCTAGACCTTAGGGATAAGATTTTAAAAGTTTACGATATAGGTGAAGTTTCCGCTCCTGCGAACAATACAAATAAAGAAGAAGCGTTATCTGCTTTAGAGGTTCTTGGCTTTGTAAGAAGATCCGCCGAAAAGGTAGTAGACAAAGTACTTATCCAAGACCCCTCGCTCAGCGTAGAGAACATTATTAAACTTGCGCTTAAAAATTTATAA
- a CDS encoding NADP-dependent malic enzyme, producing the protein MGNQKLRREALIYHAKPQPGKIKIVPTKPYATQRDLALAYSPGVAEPCLEIAKDKDNAYKYTSKGNLVAVISNGTAVLGLGNIGPEASKPVMEGKGLLFKIFADIDGIDIEVNTENVDEFVQTVKMIAPTFGGINLEDIKAPEAFEIERRLKEELDIPVMHDDQHGTAIISAAALLNALELSEKKIEEVRIVISGAGAAAVSCTKLYKAFGAKAENIVMLDSKGVIRKDAENLSASKAEFATDRKIDTLAEAMVDADVFIGLSIAGIVSAEMLQSMAKNPIVFAMANPDPEVAYDLAIKTRKDIIMATGRSDHPNQVNNVLGFPFIFRGALDVRATAINEEMKMAAVKALAELTKQPVPEQVNIAYGETRLTFGKEYIIPKPFDQRLISEIPPAVAKAAMDSGVAKSPIDDWDRYKEELLQRSGNDNKVVRLLHNRAKMSKKRIVFAEADHLDVLKAAQIVHEEGIAEPILLGRKEIILELKKELDFDAEIEIVDPTSKEFDEKHIRYATKFWESRKRSGTTLYSAKIRMRERNYFGAMMVLEGDADGMISGYSRAYPTVVKPILEVIGRASNVKKVSTVNIMITDRGPLFLADTSINIDPNAEEIAEIAQNAANVASTFGYEPVMALLSYANFGSSSHPHAKKVREAVHILHESNPGLIVDGEIQTDFALNKELLQSQFPFSKLAGKKVNTLIFPNLESANITYKLLKELNQADSIGPIMVGLRRSVHILQLGASVDEMVNMTAVAVIDAQEREKRRKAKTEVK; encoded by the coding sequence ATGGGCAATCAAAAACTGAGAAGGGAAGCGTTAATATATCATGCTAAACCTCAGCCAGGAAAAATAAAAATAGTTCCTACTAAACCATATGCTACACAACGTGATTTGGCCTTGGCCTACTCCCCAGGTGTTGCGGAACCTTGCCTTGAAATAGCAAAAGATAAAGACAACGCTTATAAATATACTTCAAAAGGTAATTTAGTTGCCGTTATTTCAAACGGAACTGCTGTCTTAGGCTTGGGAAATATTGGACCTGAAGCCTCAAAGCCTGTAATGGAGGGTAAAGGTCTACTTTTTAAGATTTTTGCGGATATAGATGGGATTGATATAGAGGTGAATACGGAAAATGTAGATGAGTTCGTACAGACCGTAAAAATGATAGCGCCCACTTTTGGAGGCATTAACCTGGAAGATATTAAGGCGCCCGAAGCTTTTGAAATTGAAAGAAGACTAAAAGAGGAGCTTGATATTCCTGTAATGCATGATGACCAGCATGGTACCGCTATAATTTCCGCAGCTGCATTGTTGAATGCACTTGAATTGTCCGAAAAGAAAATAGAAGAGGTACGCATAGTTATAAGTGGGGCTGGAGCTGCCGCTGTTTCTTGTACCAAATTATATAAGGCATTTGGAGCGAAAGCTGAAAATATTGTCATGCTGGACAGTAAAGGTGTTATTAGAAAAGATGCTGAAAACCTATCTGCTTCCAAAGCGGAATTTGCTACGGATAGAAAAATAGATACTCTTGCAGAGGCAATGGTAGATGCCGATGTTTTTATTGGACTTTCTATTGCTGGTATTGTTTCTGCGGAAATGTTACAGTCCATGGCAAAAAATCCTATTGTTTTTGCAATGGCCAATCCTGATCCAGAAGTGGCGTATGATTTGGCCATAAAAACTCGTAAGGATATTATAATGGCAACGGGCCGTTCCGATCATCCCAATCAAGTGAATAATGTTTTAGGTTTTCCTTTTATTTTTAGGGGAGCTCTTGATGTACGGGCTACCGCTATTAACGAAGAAATGAAAATGGCTGCCGTTAAGGCATTGGCAGAACTTACCAAACAACCGGTTCCGGAGCAGGTGAATATCGCGTATGGTGAAACAAGGTTGACTTTTGGCAAAGAATATATCATTCCAAAACCTTTTGATCAACGGTTAATTTCCGAAATACCACCTGCGGTAGCGAAAGCTGCTATGGATAGTGGAGTGGCGAAAAGTCCTATTGACGATTGGGACCGGTATAAAGAAGAGCTTCTACAGCGTTCGGGTAATGATAATAAGGTAGTGCGCTTGTTGCACAACCGTGCCAAAATGAGTAAAAAACGAATTGTTTTTGCTGAGGCTGATCATCTTGATGTGCTGAAAGCTGCGCAAATTGTTCATGAAGAAGGTATTGCGGAACCTATTCTTTTAGGGCGAAAGGAAATTATCCTAGAGTTAAAAAAAGAATTGGACTTTGATGCTGAAATTGAAATTGTAGATCCCACATCAAAAGAGTTTGATGAGAAGCATATTCGCTATGCAACCAAGTTTTGGGAAAGTCGAAAGCGCAGTGGAACCACACTTTATAGTGCGAAGATAAGAATGCGGGAGCGTAACTATTTTGGCGCTATGATGGTATTGGAAGGTGATGCCGATGGAATGATCTCAGGATACTCAAGAGCATATCCAACGGTAGTGAAGCCTATTCTTGAAGTTATCGGTAGAGCTTCAAATGTAAAGAAAGTCTCGACTGTAAATATCATGATAACGGATAGAGGTCCATTATTTTTGGCGGATACTTCTATTAATATCGACCCAAATGCAGAGGAGATTGCAGAAATTGCTCAAAATGCAGCTAATGTAGCATCTACTTTTGGTTATGAGCCGGTAATGGCCTTATTGTCTTATGCCAATTTTGGTTCATCTAGCCATCCTCATGCAAAAAAGGTAAGAGAAGCAGTTCATATTTTGCACGAGAGTAACCCTGGTCTTATTGTAGATGGGGAGATTCAAACAGATTTTGCGCTGAATAAAGAATTGCTTCAGAGTCAGTTTCCGTTTTCTAAATTGGCGGGTAAAAAAGTGAATACCTTGATTTTTCCGAATTTAGAGTCTGCGAACATCACTTATAAGCTTTTGAAAGAATTGAATCAAGCGGATAGTATTGGTCCCATAATGGTTGGACTTAGAAGATCCGTTCATATTCTTCAACTAGGTGCCAGTGTTGATGAAATGGTGAATATGACCGCAGTTGCCGTTATTGACGCCCAAGAAAGAGAAAAAAGAAGAAAGGCCAAGACAGAGGTCAAATAA